A genome region from Musa acuminata AAA Group cultivar baxijiao chromosome BXJ3-5, Cavendish_Baxijiao_AAA, whole genome shotgun sequence includes the following:
- the LOC135638335 gene encoding putative germin-like protein 2-1 gives MAAKILLIALLAMASSLAMASDPSPLQDFCVADKNSKVLVNGFVCKDPKQVTAEDFFFMGLDKAGNTGNKLGSMVTAVNVNKLVGLNTLGISMVRIDYGPKGLNPPHTHPRATEILTVIEGQLLVGFVTSNTDDGNRLFTKMLKKGDVFVFPEGLIHFQFNPGYTNTVAIGALSSQNPGTITIANAVFGSKPPISDDVLAKAFQVDKKTIDWLQAQFWTDNNN, from the exons ATGGCAGCCAAAATCCTTCTCATCGCTCTCCTTGCCATGGCTTCCTCTCTCGCAATGGCTTCTGATCCTAGCCCTCTTCAAGACTTCTGCGTCGCCGATAAGAACTCCAAAG TGCTGGTGAATGGATTCGTCTGCAAAGACCCCAAGCAAGTGACAGCCGAAGACTTCTTCTTCATGGGACTCGACAAAGCCGGCAACACAGGAAACAAGCTCGGCTCCATGGTCACTGCCGTCAACGTTAACAAGCTCGTCGGACTCAACACCCTCGGCATCTCCATGGTTCGCATCGACTACGGGCCCAAAGGCCTCAACCCTCCCCACACTCACCCCCGTGCCACCGAGATCCTCACCGTCATAGAAGGACAGCTCTTGGTCGGCTTCGTCACATCCAACACCGACGACGGCAACCGTCTCTTCACCAAGATGCTGAAGAAGGGCGATGTGTTTGTGTTCCCTGAGGGCCTCATCCACTTCCAGTTCAACCCTGGGTACACCAACACCGTCGCCATCGGTGCTCTCAGTAGCCAAAACCCCGGCACGATCACCATCGCCAACGCTGTGTTCGGGTCGAAGCCACCCATCTCCGACGATGTTCTGGCCAAGGCTTTCCAGGTGGACAAGAAGACCATCGACTGGCTTCAGGCTCAGTTCTGGACGGACAACAACAACTAG
- the LOC135638488 gene encoding putative germin-like protein 2-1 → MAAKLLLLALLAMASSLAMASDPSPLQDFCVADKGSKVLVNGFVCKDPKVVKAEDFFFRGLDKAGDTVNKVGSNVTAVNVNQLVGLNTLGISMVRIDYAPRGLNAPHTHPRATEILTVIEGQLLVGFVTSNSDDGNRLFTKMLKKGDVFVFPRGLIHFQFNPGHTKTIAIGALSSQNPGTITIANAVFGSKPPISDDVLAKAFQVDKKTIDWLQAQF, encoded by the exons ATGGCAGCCAAATTGCTTCTCCTTGCTCTCCTTGCCATGGCTTCCTCTCTTGCAATGGCTTCTGATCCTAGTCCTCTTCAAGACTTCTGTGTCGCAGATAAGGGTTCTAAAG TGCTGGTGAATGGGTTCGTCTGCAAGGACCCCAAGGTGGTGAAAGCCGAAGACTTCTTCTTCAGGGGACTCGACAAAGCTGGCGACACAGTAAACAAGGTCGGCTCCAATGTCACCGCCGTCAACGTGAACCAGCTCGTCGGACTCAACACCCTCGGCATCTCCATGGTTCGCATCGACTACGCACCCAGAGGCCTCAACGCTCCCCACACTCACCCTCGTGCCACCGAGATCCTCACCGTCATAGAAGGACAGCTCTTGGTCGGCTTCGTCACATCCAACAGCGACGACGGCAACCGTCTCTTCACCAAGATGCTGAAGAAGGGTGATGTGTTTGTGTTCCCACGAGGCCTCATCCACTTCCAGTTCAACCCTGGGCACACCAAAACTATCGCCATCGGTGCTCTCAGTAGCCAAAACCCCGGCACCATCACAATCGCCAACGCTGTGTTCGGGTCGAAGCCGCCCATCTCCGATGATGTTCTGGCCAAGGCTTTCCAGGTGGACAAGAAGACCATCGACTGGCTTCAGGCTCAGTTCTAG